The nucleotide window ccttaATAGACTATAAtcttgtatgttgaccgcccagtcacagctatcgtccaaccatgtccctgttatacccactatgtcataatttcccTCAGACGTTATCAGCTCcggtttgtcagttttattgatTCGACTTCTGACATTGGTGAACATGAAATTCAAAAggtgtttttttattcctatgaagcctatccccatCAActgttctaacccctccctctgctccagccCCAGGTTCATTAAAAAGTCTCAGCTATTCATTTACAAaaagctgacaggttcccttaaaaAGTGTCTTTGCTGAAAGTTCCAAAACTCAATCTATatgctgttaaaggagtactccagggcaaaataacttataccctatccaaaggataggggataagttatagattgcggggggtccgagcgctggggccccccgggatctcctggacgggccgcagcagtctgcaggaagtgaagtttcgtctcctgcagaaagccacggcagacacgccccctccatgtatctctatggggtcatgCGGGGAAGGAACGCCCCCTTTTCAGAAtacccgtccaggagatcccgggggccccatcgctcggaccccctgtgatctataatttatcccctatccttcggataggggataagttatattgcacctCAGATGTCCTAATCCCCAGTATACCTGTAATCGTGCAATATCTTGGGGTTTGAAGTCATTAGGCGAGCAGCCACACCAGTCCACAATGTGCTTATATTGGCACCTGCAGCCCAATTTCCTATTCCAGTTTGTCACTCGCAGATTATTGTCCACAAGGGTGTTACAATCTTTACTATTTTCCAGGACGGTATGAAAGAatgactaaaaaaaattttttaaaaaaggagacatTTAGCTGTGCCATGTTGTTAACAGTGGATGAATATCAATGATACAATATGTCCACAAACTCAAGGGTGCAGGTGCACATAATGATAGTCTCTGACCTCAGCCGGAAGCAGGGTGTACATGTAGAAGCGCCTCAGCTCAGACACAAGGACGTCCTGAGTATAGGTCACATATTTCACAAATGTGTGAGTCAGAGCAAACCAATCTGAACCACCGTCTAACACAATACCCTCTGGAATCTGCCTCTCACCAAGACGCCACATGTGAGAGTCACATTCATGGAAAAGACGATCCAATCCTTGCTTCTTAATGAACCTAGCAGGAAAAAAACAGCTTGTCTCAAGCATCTTATGTAAGTCAAGAGGCTCTTATGGAAAAACAACaacattatttaaccccttaacgcatatgGACATTTGTAAACGTCCATATGCGGCTCCCGAGGTAGGACGCGTGCTCAGCagatgagcgcgcatcatacccggtgagtcccggttgctataagcaaccaggaccgtggctaatgccggacatcgccgatctggctgATTTCCGGCATTAACTTTTTAGATGCAGCgattaaagttgatcgccgtgtctaaattgaaagtaaaagcttcccggcagctcaatcggcctgattgggaccatcgtggTAAAATAGCGATGTCCCGAGCAGCTAGAACACGACAGGAGGGTCCCTAACCTGCCTCCTGTgcatccgatcgtcgattgattgctcctagcttgaaatccaggcttgagcaatcaaccgccgataacactgatccctgccattgcaatgcaatggcagcattcagtgtattgaatcaatgtactgcataatatagtcccctatgggagctataacattgcaaaaaaataaagaaagaaagaaaaaaaaagttaaacatcatttaaccccttctctaataaaagttagaatcatgccccttttcccaattaacaaaaaaataaaaaaaataaaaaaactgtaaaaaaacaaaacaaaaaaacaaacatgtggtatcgccgcgtgcgtaaatgtctggactataaaaatgtatcattaaaccgcacagtcaatggcgtacgctcaaagaaattccgaagtccaaaatagcgtatttttggtaactttttacaccataaaaaaaaaaaaaaaaaaaaaaaaagaataaaaagcgatcaaaacaaaaatggtaccgataaaaacttcagatcacggcgcaaaaaattaatgAGCCCTtgtaccgccccgtacgtggaaaaatcaagttataggggtcagaataggacaattttaaacgtatacattttcctgcatgtagttatgatttttttcagaagtgatacaaaatcaaacctatataagtaaggtatcattttaattgtatggacctacagaataaagaaggtgttatttttaccgaaaaatttactgcatagaaacggaagcccccaaaatttacaaaatcgtgttttttcttccattttgtcgcacaatgattttttttccgtttcgccgtagattgtggggtaaaatgactgatgtcattacaaagtagaattagtggcgcaaaaaaataagccatcatacggatttttaggtgcaaaattgaaagtattTTTCGAAGGTGACGAGGAAAAAACtatatgcaaaaactgaaaaaccctgcgggGTTAGACAtgaacacattggcccttatttactaagagtggagtttaggtttctttgtgggttttatttccctacaattctttttccacaatatttactaaggctttcctacatttttttttttatttttttttttaaacacatgctctgatctgtggggtttctcgcagctcaaatccactacattttctgtggaaactttagtaaatatgttgggtttttgtgaaaatgactgGAACACGCCTCTTTTCTGTGATCACACCCCCTTTCCTCGAAgggcacgcccctttttcgggttatcttagtaaaatggagtcagtcgggttttttttttcagaatctggcgcacaacccaacaaaacatgtcgggtttgcaatagtaaattagggcAATTGCATAATATCTGCTATACAACCTGACTGCGCATGCACGCTTAAAGATCTGCTACTAGCTCTTAGAGATATCATAATGTattaccacagtttttttttacagtattgcCTACTAAGTTTTCTTAAATTGAATTGCAATATGGATAACAAATTTACATACATGTATTACCTAAAGCAGCCCCTTTACAAGTGCAGAGGTTTATATAAGAGATCACTAAGCCTACAGCTTCTCTCCTCTATTGCAATGTATTCTGATATAAGTGCTTGAAGAACAGCTGCAGGGAATGTGATTTCCCCACTGCTGGTCTCCCCTTTAACTTAcaattacataactacaactttaTAGGgtttaaaagagaaaaaataaataaataaaaaaataaaataaaagacaccattaaaaaggagtactccagtatacaaaaacatatcccctatcctaaggataggggataagtgtcagaacaCGGTTGTGTCCCCCACCTCCAACGCAAGTCTCCTGTACGGCGCACCCTGGCTCTCCTTCTGAATGGCATATGTTCAAACACCACATGAAGCAGCGACTGACACCACCCCCgtcaatgcagctctatgggagagacggagcACTGCacttggcaatctctggctctccaTAGAGCTGCATTGGGGGAGGGGTCAGTCGCcaccgctttgtgcagtggtccacACGCTTTCTTAAGGAGTGACTGGGTCCCGTGCGGGAGTATGCGAGGGGCACAGCAGTAGGACCCCTTGCAATCTGACACTAATCCCCtctctttaggataggggatacgtttttgtatcCCAGAGTACCGCATTGAAAGGAAAGCGGTCTGTTCACCCAAACTAAACCCTTTACTCACCTCCAGGACTTCTGCTGTGTCCTGCTTCGGTCCCCAGGTGCAACCCTTTTCCTTAGCTGCCACATGACGCTTGGGCCCAGAGTGACGTAGGGGCTCAGTGCAGCTTAGCGAATCGCTGGCCGAGCCGGACATTACTGCGGCCTTTGATTGGCTAAATGACAGTATAACACACTGGGCCCTGAAGTCACCATGGGCCCAAGCATCACAATGCAGCTCAAGAAGAGGATCGCAGCCGGGGACTGGAGCAGGACACCAGAGACACAGCAGGAGTGCTGGGGTTAACTAGAGCTTTTCAGcttcatctatatatacacacacgttcaTCCACAGACAACCTTACCTAGCATTATCACGTCCATGAGATTTCAGAAAGTTTTTATCTTTGTATTTTGATAAAAAGTATACCAGCTCCCGATTGGTCCTATATAGAAAACACAGACCATAGCTCAAATTCTTTTACTACAAAGACATTTGGCTCAAACACGTCAAGCATTATAAAGTGTATTCACCTGGTGGGGTAGTCAGTGGCACTGAGGTTGATAAAGAAGTCCCATGGCCAGTCAGTCATCTCAAGAAGATCCTGCATGCTACGCAAATACATAGTCAGCAGACTGGCACCACCCCAGATTGTGATCATGCGCCATGGGGTAACACGAATATTTGTGTACTGTTGTGCTATCTGAACCACTTCACTATGTAAGTAATTAGAACGCTGTCAgaggcaaaaatatatatatttttttcttcttataaatATATCAATAATAGTCACCATGACAATTTCTAGCATATGCAAGCTTACTTCGACCACAGTAAACTTTAGACCAAAACATTTCTCACCTGATCCACATGGATGTAATAGAAGTGGTCTTTGTGATAAATTGCTTTGATGAGCCGTTTCAGCTGCCGTACTGCTCTTCCATGTACAACAAGCATGTAAACCACACGTAAAGCTTTCTCAGGTGGTGGAGCTCCAATATCAGACTCTTCCCAATGCAAACCGGATGTCATTTTACCTGAGATATAAATCAAACATAAATCGATGTTACAGAAATAGGCTAAAGCTTATCAAATGGACCATACAGAAACCACAAAATGATCAGTTATTTACTAAATGCAttggggatatttttttttacctttacaaAAGAAAAGTGTGCAAATAAATAAGGATTCCGAAATATTGAGGTgccgtatttaaaaaaaaaaaaaattaataataatttggGTGGACATCTGCCGCGAAAATtgcaccatgtgaacagtgcagcagaatccctagGAAATAGATGGGACTCTGCTGCGGCTGAATATTCTGGCGAAATTCTGCACGGATATTCCTCCGTGTGATCATACCCTCAGGCTATGCTCAGGCTGCTGTGCGAAATTCAATGCAGCTTGGAATTCCGGCAAAATTCTGTTTTGAGTACACAGAAATTTCGCTGCAAGCTTTGCAAAATGGAATTTGAGCAAAATTGCGAAATTCAAtcatgagaaagaaaaaaaaaaaaaccacaaatggAGTCAGAAAAGATAAGATATAGTCCCTTAAGACTGAGGTGCTgtaagacttaacttttaatagtaaATTATTCATAAAATCCACCCAATAAATGACAAGTGAATTCCTAAAACAATAACAATAGTAGGAAATAATATCTGCCCCAGTTAAGGGCCCACAATTTACCATCAGTCTTATAAAATTGATTGTTTAAATCTCACAGGCTATCTAAATTGTACTGAATTAACCAGAATCAACCTGTGACAGGTTTATCTCCAGCACTTGATAGAAAGAGATCCTAAAATAAGGGGTATCAGTTGGAACACAAGCTACCTGTTATCTGGCAGTAGCGTGGCAAGCTCTTTGGCATAAGTTGTCCCAGCTGATGTAAACACACCAAACTGGCAATTTCCTGCTGACACTTCCGAGTAGGTGCTCTTGCCAATGCAGACAGAGCATCTTTTCCTTTGATTTCACATTTCGGAGTGAAGCCATTGTCTGTGGGGTGAGGTCCTTCTACACTTCCTGTGTCACCATCTCTGGTCAGATTGGCCAAAGAGTCCTGCAGAACATGGATATGTGTGCTTAGCTTGGGTTTTGCCTCTTTTGACACTCTGGCTACCTCACTGCCAGCTCGCCCTCCCTTTAATTTTGATCGCCCGGGTCTGCGTCCTGCAGAACTGTCATGGTCCTTGGAGTGTTCTATCTTATTTGGGCTTCTATTCCTCTTCTGTGGAGCAttctaaaatacaaaaaaaaaaaaaagtcacagaaaaacaaaaatactAAAGGTACAAATCCTTATAAGATCAATACAGTCAGGGTTACAGACACCTAGCACCTCCGCAGATAATCTGTTTGCCAGAACTACAGCTCCAGCACATGGAGTTGGTTCCATTCATTGTGTTTTGGTGAAGATGATCACTGCAGTGCAACTCCCATTAAAATCAAAGATGTTCTGCAGTAACACAACAGCACCTTTTACACAATATAAAAGGAGCCAAAACTTACTGCTGTTCATTATGCATTCATCTGCAAGTCTCCTGAACAGCAGAGGGGCCTATCCcgaggttaaagggtacctctcatcaaataaacttttgatatattttagattaatgaatgttgaataactttccaatagcatgttaatgaaaaatatgtttctttctattgtatttttcccgatcagtcctgtcagcaagcatttctgactcatgctggagtcctaaacactcagagctgccagcctgctttgttcacagccaaacaggctgtgaacaaagcaggctggcagctctgagtgttctcctttgtgaacaaagcagactggcagctcgtagtgtttaggactccagcatgagtctgaaatgcttgctgccaggtctggtagggagacccctagtggtcatttcttcaaagtggaaaattaaatagaaagaagcatattttttaataacatgcaattgtaaagttattctgcatacattaatctataatatatcaaacgtttttttgatgagaggtaccctttaaattccaGGAAACCCCATGTAATGACTTGATATAACTGAACCATGGGACGGAGTCATTTATAATATAAGCGTCTTCTTATGGGGAAGAGGTGCCAGGGCTGCGCTGGTGTACCAACAACCTCAGTATTGCCTAAAGTTACAGCCCTGGTTGAGCATCCTGTATCAATTTATCAAATGCCACCTGTGGTTAACCATTTGTAGAATTACCACCATGCAACATGTCTGCACCAATATGGGTTTTCTGGCTGCAGCAATTATTAGTGACCTCCAGGATGGGAAATTCTGACGCCAGAACTGAAAACCAGAGCTCGGTGACATGGAAATAGAGCGGTAGTGGAGCGTGTGCTCATTGTTCTACTTTTATGCTAAACAAACTGCTCCTTGCCAGTCATGCAGGTGTGTGGAACAGGGTCCACATTCCAGAGGGGAGATATGCTGCAACTCCAACCTGTGGCACAAATAAGGCGGCAATTTTTCTTAGAGTTTCACAGAGCTGCAGTTCTAGACAGGGACACTGCATAGTAGTAGTGACCATATTGTGAACTCAAGGATCCCATCTCATAATCCACACTCAGATCCCCCCCTTCTTCCTGCAGGTGAGCAGCTTCTCACATACCGGATCAGCAGTCACACACATAGACCGTCCGAGCAGCTCTTACCATCTCTCCATCCTCGTCCAGCCCACTGAAGCTCCATACCACCAGGCCCTGTATCAGAAGCAGAGCCAGCGCGGCAGCCGCCAAGTATTTGTAACGACGACCCAGCTTCAGCACCCGTGTACTGGCTGCCATGTCCCCGACAGGCTGTATAGTTGGACACCAGTGCACTAGCGGCAGCGGTGCCCCGCAGTGCGCGCCCAACACATAACTCTGCACTGGCGCTCCTAACAGGGCTGACTAGAGAATTTGCCCAAAAGTAAAATGGGCGCGAGATTCTGTCGCACAGTGATGCGTCATCTACGTCAACAATAAACTGCCGCTGCGCGAACGGAAGTTGCCTGGCATCCTGTTAGTATACACCACGTGGCAGTTGTTTTGGGGAGTGGACTTTTATTCTGTTGGGATCAGACAATTGTTCTGAAttcactagagcagtgttttctaaccagtgtgtctccaactgttgcaaaactgcaactcccagcatgcccagacagccaaaagttcattttttatgtattatacTTTGGGCATGCTTctgaaaaaaaaactcccaaattTTGAGGGTTTTGTATCAATGTAATGGCAcattatctttaaccccttaaaggagaactccagaccataaaaattgtcccccatagtgccggcagtaaaaaaaataaagatgtacataccttcctctgctcccccggatccagtaaccggctccggtctctgccgcaatccacttcctggttgccggtggtcggatgaatcagccaatcaccagccacagcgcagtccgactcggccggcgataggctgagcggcagtgtgacgttttcggccccggccgcaggggccggtgtagtgaagaattttgtgtcctgaagcgttttcacactgccgctcagcctatcgccggccgagtcggactgtgcTGTGGCTggtggctgattcatccgaccaccggtaaccaggaagtggattgcggcggagaccggagccggttaccagaggccccgggggagcggaggaaggtatgtacatctttattttttactgccggcacgatgggcgacaatttttatggtctggagttctcctttaaggacgcagggtttttccgtttttgcattttaattttttcctcatcaccttctaaaaatcataacgcattcaattttgcacataaaatcccatatgatggcttattttttgcaccaccaattctactttgcagtgacgttagtcattttacccaaaaatccacggcgaaatgggaaaataattcattgtgcgacaaaattgaagaaaaaaatttcattttgtaacttttgagggcttccgtttctacgctgtgtatttttcggtaaaaataacaccttatctttattctgtaggtccatacagttaaaatgtgctctacttatataggttggatattgtcgtacttcggaaaaaaatcataactgcatgcaggaaaatttatatgttaaaaattctaacccctataacttttttatttttccgcttacgggccggtatgaggactaattttttgcgccgtgttctgaagtttttatcggtaccatttttgtattgatcggactttttgatcgctttttattcattttttcatgatataaaaagtgaccaaaaatacgctattttggaattttttggtgcaTACGCCACTgactgtgcgatttaattaacaatatatttttatagttcggaaatttccgcacacggccataccacatatgtttatttttatttacacagttttttttttagtttttttttatgggaaaatgggggtgattcaaacttttattagggaaggggttaaatgacctttgttaacttttttttcactttttttatgcagtgctatagctcccatagcgacctaacactgcacacactgatctcttatgctgatccctgcaaacccatagct belongs to Hyla sarda isolate aHylSar1 chromosome 13, aHylSar1.hap1, whole genome shotgun sequence and includes:
- the XYLT2 gene encoding xylosyltransferase 2 isoform X2, which translates into the protein MAASTRVLKLGRRYKYLAAAALALLLIQGLVVWSFSGLDEDGEMNAPQKRNRSPNKIEHSKDHDSSAGRRPGRSKLKGGRAGSEVARVSKEAKPKLSTHIHVLQDSLANLTRDGDTGSVEGPHPTDNGFTPKCEIKGKDALSALARAPTRKCQQEIASLVCLHQLGQLMPKSLPRYCQITGKMTSGLHWEESDIGAPPPEKALRVVYMLVVHGRAVRQLKRLIKAIYHKDHFYYIHVDQRSNYLHSEVVQIAQQYTNIRVTPWRMITIWGGASLLTMYLRSMQDLLEMTDWPWDFFINLSATDYPTRTNRELVYFLSKYKDKNFLKSHGRDNARFIKKQGLDRLFHECDSHMWRLGERQIPEGIVLDGGSDWFALTHTFVKYVTYTQDVLVSELRRFYMYTLLPAESFFHTVLENSKDCNTLVDNNLRVTNWNRKLGCRCQYKHIVDWCGCSPNDFKPQDIARLQLSRPTFFARKFESSVNQEVLDILDAHLFGEPEPGTPGLKAYWENVYHKMEGLGGLTDVTLTVYMSFTRLSLRKLQSPEQENSRSACSFSVDGFPLSVELYFYNDHFQGYLVTQEVQSGETLEFWLIPRGSLRIVDQAGAANRIQSLEVGTEWDPKERIFRKFGGLIGPMDEPVAVQKWIHGVNVTVTVVWIDPTYIIAASYDIAVDSEADFTQYKPPLSRPLRPGVWHVRLLHFWELLAEVKFLVLPLTFRNKEPLKKGDRWLHAGPSQGQYMEQNFQALSGILSLPSRTEMELEADKKSELMGKDLEKWTDDSLSGFWSVGEICIKTFSTLCPSLPVCSNTHWSSLSPDPKSDLGPVRPDGRLR
- the XYLT2 gene encoding xylosyltransferase 2 isoform X1, with translation MAASTRVLKLGRRYKYLAAAALALLLIQGLVVWSFSGLDEDGEMNAPQKRNRSPNKIEHSKDHDSSAGRRPGRSKLKGGRAGSEVARVSKEAKPKLSTHIHVLQDSLANLTRDGDTGSVEGPHPTDNGFTPKCEIKGKDALSALARAPTRKCQQEIASLVCLHQLGQLMPKSLPRYCQITGKMTSGLHWEESDIGAPPPEKALRVVYMLVVHGRAVRQLKRLIKAIYHKDHFYYIHVDQRSNYLHSEVVQIAQQYTNIRVTPWRMITIWGGASLLTMYLRSMQDLLEMTDWPWDFFINLSATDYPTRTNRELVYFLSKYKDKNFLKSHGRDNARFIKKQGLDRLFHECDSHMWRLGERQIPEGIVLDGGSDWFALTHTFVKYVTYTQDVLVSELRRFYMYTLLPAESFFHTVLENSKDCNTLVDNNLRVTNWNRKLGCRCQYKHIVDWCGCSPNDFKPQDIARLQQLSRPTFFARKFESSVNQEVLDILDAHLFGEPEPGTPGLKAYWENVYHKMEGLGGLTDVTLTVYMSFTRLSLRKLQSPEQENSRSACSFSVDGFPLSVELYFYNDHFQGYLVTQEVQSGETLEFWLIPRGSLRIVDQAGAANRIQSLEVGTEWDPKERIFRKFGGLIGPMDEPVAVQKWIHGVNVTVTVVWIDPTYIIAASYDIAVDSEADFTQYKPPLSRPLRPGVWHVRLLHFWELLAEVKFLVLPLTFRNKEPLKKGDRWLHAGPSQGQYMEQNFQALSGILSLPSRTEMELEADKKSELMGKDLEKWTDDSLSGFWSVGEICIKTFSTLCPSLPVCSNTHWSSLSPDPKSDLGPVRPDGRLR